ACAGACTCCATCAGCGATATGCTTTTTGTATCAGAGCCCTCAGGCATTGAAAACTTGCGCAGGGAGGGCAGGCCGGAAGAATCGCTCTTCCTTGCAGGGAACGTAATGATTGATACCCTTCGCAGGCGGCTGAGCATCGCAGAAGAATCGGATATCCTAAACAGGCTCGGGCTCAGAGAAAGACAGTTTATCACCCTCACACTGCACCGCCCTGAAAACGTTGACAGCAAAAGGCAGCTTCTGAAAGTGCTGGATTTGATAGAGCGGGCTGCGAAAATATCAACGATAGTTTTCCCCATACATCCAAGAGCAGGAAAGGCGTTCAAGAAAGCCGGCCTTGAAGGGAAGCTGAGCGAAATCAGCAACGTTATTATCACCCCTCCGCTGGGCTATATTGACTTTTTGAAGCTCTTAACCAGCAGCGCCTGCGTTTTAACCGATTCAGGCGGCGTGCAGGAGGAAACAACCGCCCTCGAGATCCCCTGCATCACGCTTCGGAAAAATACCGAACGCCCCATTACCATCAGCGAGGGAACAAATATCCTAACAGGCCTCAATCCTGAAAGAGTCGGCGGAGAATTGCAAAGGCTCTCTGGGAATAATTTCAAAGCGGCAGGCAAATGCCCAAAGCTCTGGGACGGCAAGGCTGCTGAAAGAATAGCAGAACAGGTTCGCAAAACGCTTGCATAATTGCGGCGCAAATGATATTAACATTTGACTAAACAGCCTGTTTTTCTGATAATTCCCGCAAGCGTCATATCAACTAAAATTAGAAAGAGGAAATTGTATGATCGTTGTAATGAAGCCGGAAGCTTCAAACGAAGACGTAAAGCACGTAGTGAATCTTGTAAACGACTTCGGCCTGAAGGAAAACATTATATACGGAACAGACAGGACCGTTATCGCCTGCATCGGGGATAAAAGGCACGTTGAGAAGGGTGCTATTGAGAACGCTGGTAACGTGGAGAAGGTGGTTCCGATTCTCGCCCCATACAAACTCGCCTCTCGGGAGGTGGTTAAAGAGAAAACAGCGATTGAGATCGGACCTGAAAAATTTCCGCTTGGCGGGAATCGAGTGGGCGTTATAGCAGGGCCTTGCGCTGTTGAAGATCTCGATCAGGTGCTCAAAACAGCCGAAAAGGTAAAAGAAGCAGGCTGCATAGGTCTGAGGGGCGGAGCGTTCAAACCCCGCACAAGCCCTTACAGCTTTCAGGGGCTCAAATACGAAGGACTTGAGATCCTCGCAAAGGCTCGAGAGGAAACAGGACTCGCAGTTGTTACTGAGGTAGTGAGCCTTGATAACGTTGAAGCTGTGGCAGAATTTGCAGATGTTTTGCAGGTTGGGGCGAGAAATATGCAGCATTACCCCCTGCTTGAGGCTCTGGGGAAGGTGAATAAACCCATCCTTCTCAAGCGAGGGCTCTGCTCAAGACTCGATGAATTCCTGCTCGCCGCTGAATATATAATAAACGCCGGCAATAAACAGGTAATCCTCTGCGAGCGGGGCATCCGCACCTATGAGGAGTATGTGCGCAACACGCTGCCTCTTGCTTCAATTCCGGCTTTGAATGAACGCACTCACCTGCCGATCGTTGTGGACCCCTCACATGGAACGGGGCATTCATATATGGTGCCTGCTATGTGCAGAGCGGCAGTTGCCGCTGGCGCAGACGGTCTGCTCGTGGAATGTCATTTGGACCCGGAACACGCCCTCAGCGACGGAGCTCAATCCATCACGCCGGAAGGACTTACGGAAATGGTGAAATCTGTAACGAAAATTGCAGAAACGCTTGGCAGGACATTATAGATAATCTTAAAAAAGGTGTCGGGTTTACCACGCACAGCCCGGAATCGCTTATGGCTGCTCGGTTCCCCGCCTGACCAGGTTCACGTCCCGCAGCTTGCATGGGACCCGACACAACTGAACATATTATTATACCGCATAATATTCAACAAATCAACCAGCACAGAAAAAATAATTTTCACTGCCTGAAATTTACCAGCCCACCTAAAATATATCCTCGCACAAAGGAGTTTTATGGAGACAGACCAACCACTCTTAAGGGGGTAAAAACGCACTTTTCAACCCCTAAGTGAGAAATATAGACGCAGCAGCTTAATCGGGTGCTGAACGGGAAACAGGATCAAATAACCTCAGAAATTTTCATAAAATTGAGCAAAAAGACTTGACTGAGCTGAACATTCGAGTAAATTTGTGCGACCGATTAAAAACGATTCAAGGAAATGAATAATGAAATACTCTACAAGCGAAATAACCGTTCAAAACCTTATCAATTCCGCAGGCGAGCTTGCGGCAAGAGTAGGTTTCCCGAATGTAACCACAAGGGGCATTGCAAGGCTCTCAGGCGAGAACATCGGCACGATACACTATCACTTCGGCAGCAAGGACAATCTGCTTGAGGCAGTTGTTTATGAAGTTATCGAAAAGAAAAAGGATCTGCTCAGAAATGTCCTAAAAGAAGGTGGTGAGCTTTCATCAAAGGCCGAACAGGCCAAGATGATACGCAAGCTTGTAAGGCGAAATATAGACAATATGTTCAGAAGCGAGAATCCCGTATGGCATTCGAGGGCGGTATTTCAGGTTCTTCAAACAGAGTGGCGGCTGAAGGATATCGTGCAGAAAGAAATGATAGACCCTGAAATCAACGCATTGAAGGCATTTTTCAAGAAGGTTAAGCCTTCGCTAACGGATGAACAGGCCTTCCAGCACGCCCTTCTTATGGGGATACCGGTCTATTTCCATGCCGACTACAGCAGATCAATCAAAGATAAGCTTGAAACTGAAGAGTATTCAGAAGAATATTTGAATTATCTTGAGGATGTTATCACCTGCCAGACCCAGTGCGCAGTGGGTCTGGCCTCTGATAAATAGATATATACGTAATTTGGGGAAAAAATGAAGGCGAAGAATATAGTAATCATAATTCTGATTTCTGTTTCGGGGCTGTTTGCTCAGAAAACCCGTAATGTGGAGCTTGGAGAAGTTAAGAAGCTCGAATTGAACACGGGTAACAGCTATCCGGGGACAGTAAATCCGTGCGAAAATACGAGGCTCTCATTCAGGGTCTCAGGGCCTCTTGTTGAGGTGGCAGCTGCACCCGGGGATAATGTGAAAAAGGGCGATCTGCTTATGCAGATAGACCCCAGAGACTACAACGACAGCATCAGTGTTTTAGAAGCTAATTTAGCACGGGCGAAGGCTGAGAAGCTCAAAACCAAACTCGATTACGACAGGGCGAAAAAGCTGTTTTCCCAGAACGTAATTCCAAAGGCAGATTATGACGCAGCAAAAAGCGCTTACGAGAGTGCAGAAGCGTCTATCCAAAGCACTCAAGCCCAGCTCCAAATCGCAAGGCATAAGCTTGAAGATACCTCGCTGAGGGCACCCTACGAGGGAGTAATCACAGAGCAGTTCGCTGAAAATCACGAGATGATTCAGAAGGGGCAGGTGGTTATGAGTATGCAGGATATCTCAAGGCTGGAGGTGGATATCAATGTACCGGAAAACGAGATTGTAAACTATGAGTTAGAAAGAGGCAAAGAGGCGGGGGTTAAGTTCCCTGCTTTCGGCGAAAAACTTTTCAGTGCTTCGCTGTCAGAGTGGAATACGTCTGCATCAAACAGAACAAGAACGTATCAGCTCACATTCACTTTAGACCCTCAGGGCAGCCAGCTGCTTCCCGGGATGACGGCAGAGCTAAGCCTTAAAACAAACACTCAGGCCGGCAAGACAATAGTTCCAGCAGGCGCAGTTGTAAGTCTCGGGAGAAACAGAAGCGCAGTGTGGGTTTACAACGAAGAAAACGGAAGAGCCTCAAAGAAAGAGGTTTCTGCGGGAAGGCTCTACGGTTCATCGAAAATAGTAATAGAAAGCGGGCTCAAGGGCGGCGAGACTATCGTAACCAAAGGGGCCGATTTCATTACAGAAGACACTGAGCTTCGAGATACCGCACAATCAGAAAACACTGAAATTTCAGCCCGCTAAGGAGATAAGATGAATCTTGCAGCATTTGCTCTTCGAAAAAGAACCCTGATGGTGGTGCTGATTATCCTCTTTACAGGTGCCGGAATTATTTCATATCAGCGGATAGGCCGTCTTGAAGACCCCACTTTCACCATAAAGACTGCCCTTGTATCAACTCTCTACCCCGGGGCTTCGCCTTCGGAAGTGGAGCAGGAGGTATCAGATGTGATAGAGGAGGCCATTCAGGAGATGGGGCAGGTTAAGGAGATTTACTCCACCAGCAGAGAGGGGCTGTCTGTGGTGTATGTGGATGTAAAAGACACCTACACCCATGAGCAGCTCCCGCAAATCTGGGATGAGCTCAGAAAAAAAATCGCAGACTCCCAGCCTTTGCTCCCGCCCGGGGCGGGGCCTTCTGTGGTTAATGATGATTTCGGCGATGTGTACGGCTTGTTTTTCGCAATCACAGGCAAGAATAAAACTTATGCAGAGCTGAAAGATTATGCAGACCAGCTGAAAACAGAGCTGCTTCTCTGCGAAGACGTTGCGAAGATTGAATTCTGGGGCACCCAGCAGGAAGTTCTCTACGCAGAGTTCGACAGGGCAAAGCTCTCAGAACTCGGCATAACCCCAGAGCAGATCTACGGCACCCTTCAATCCCAGAACCTTGTGGAGAGAAGCGGGAAAGTGGAAATCGACGGGGAATATGTACGCATAACTCCTACGGGAGAATTCCAGAGCGTTGAGGCGATTGAGGATTTGCTAATAGGCGGAGCGGACGGTCTCGTTAAGCTCTCAGATATCTGCGAGGTCAGACGGGGATATATCGACCCTCCCAGAAATATGATGCGTTTCAACGGTCAGAAGGCGATAGGGTTCGGAATCTCCACTGTTGACGGGGGAAACGTTGTTGATATGGGCAAGGCCGTTGCGGATAAATTAAAGGCCCTCAAATCCGAACGCCCCGATGGCATCAGGCTTCACAGAATATACTATCAAAGCGAGATTGTTACAGAAGCGGTAAACACATTCCTGCTCAACCTTGCTGAGGCCGTGGCGATTGTAATCGTTCTTTTGATGCTTTTCATGGGATGGCAAAGCGGACTGCTCATAGGGGTGATACTCCTGATGACGATCCTTTGCACATTCCTTGGTATGTATGTTATGGACATTAACCTTCAGAAGATTTCGCTCGGTGCCCTGATTCTCGCCCTCGGAATGCTCGTTGACAATGCGATCGTTGTGGCAGACGGGATTCTCGTGAAGGTGGAGAGAGGCGAACGGCGCGAGGAAGCTGCTGTTGATATCGTGCGGGCTGCAGGTATGCCCCTTCTCGGAGCTACTGCCGTTGCAATTCTCGCATTTACAGCTATCGGATTTGCGCCGGGGAGCGTGGGAGAGTTTTGCAGGAGCCTTTTTTATGTAATGGCGCTTTCGCTTTCTATAAGCTGGGTGCTTGCTGTTACAGTAACGCCGCTTTTCTGCGTGTGGTTTCTTAAGATCCCAAAAACTGAGGAGGGCTTTGATCCATACAGCAGACCGATGTACAGAAAATACAGGCGATTCCTGCATACTGCAATAAAGTATCGCTGGCTGACTCTGGCCGCTGCAGGGCTGGCCCTTGCAGGCGGGCTGCACTTTATGGGCAAAGTTTCCCAGTCTTTCTTCCCAGACTCTACAAAACCATACTTCTACGTAAACTTCTGGAAACCTGAGGGAACTCACATCGACAAAACATCCGAAGATATGCGCGTTATTGAGAAATACATATCCTCGCTTGATGGTATAGAAAATGTAAGCACTTTTGTCGGCGAGGGGACGCTAAGATTTATCCTCTCTTATGAATACCAAACGCCAAACTCCAGCTACGGGCAGTTTCTGGTAGAAGTGGACGACTACAAGAAAATCGGTATTTACCAGCAAAAGGTAAAGAAGTACCTAGTGGATAATTTCCCAAATTCCGATCCGATGGTGCAGAAGATAGGAACCGGCCCGACAGTTCCCTATAAGATAGAAGCGAGATTTCGCGGCAAAGACCCAAAAGTTCTCCATCGCCTTGCGGGTAAGGCTGTGGAAGTGATGCGGGAAACCCCTGGAGCAAAGAATATCCGCAAAGACTGGCGCCAGAGGGTTAAGGTAATCAGGCCTGAATTCTCTGAAAGCCAGGCGCACCGCATCGGCGTTAGCAGGAGCGATCTGGCCAACTCGCTTCAGTGGAATTTCAACGGGCTTAGAGTTGGGCTTTACCGCGAGAAGGATGAGCTGATACCGATTATCTCAAGGCCCCCCGAAGACCAGCGGGTTTCAGCGGAAAATATAGAGAAGGTTCAGGTATGGAGCTCCAATGCACAGGCCTACTTCCCGATAAGGCAGGTAGTAACTGAGATGAAGCCGAAGTGGGAGTGGCCAATAATAGAGCGTTTCAACAGGCAGAAAAGCGTAAAGGCCCAGTGCAACGCTGTGGGTAATGCTGAGGCCCTGCGGCAGGAGATTGCCCCAAAAATAGAAGGCTTCAATCTTCCTCCCGGCTATTCACTCAAATGGCAGGGTGAATACGACAGCACCCAAGAGGCTCAAGACCCCTTGAAGAAGGTTTTCCCAATTTGTATGCTGGGAATGTTTATCGTAGTAGTGTGGCTGTTTAATTCTGTTAAAAAGCCGCTGATTATCTTCCTCGCCCTTCCGCTTTCCATTATTGGAATCGGAACGGGGCTGTATCTTATGAACGTGCCGTTCGGATTTATGGCGATTCTCGGTTTTCTCGGGCTTTCCGGGATGCTGATCAAGAATGCAATTGTGCTCATAGATCAGATTCAGTTAGACCTCAACTCCGGCAAAGAACCTTACAAAGCCGTGCTTGATTCGTCTGTAAGCCGTCTCCGGCCTGTGCTTATGGCAGCGGGAACTACGATCCTCGGTATGGCCCCGTTAGTGCCTCAGCCGCTCTATTCAGGAATGGCTGCAACGATAATGAGCGGACTTTTCGCCGCCACGTTCCTAACGCTGATCCTTGTTCCCGTGGAGTACTGCATATTCTACAGGATTAAGACAGATGAAAGTAAACTGTAATTGACAGGGGTTATTATGAAAAAAAACATATCAGCAATATTGATCCTGACAGCCTCGCTCTTTGCAGCAGGCTCTGATTTTGAGCTGCCGGCAGGCAGTCTTACCCTTGAAAAGGCCTGCAAAACCGCTTTGGATAATAATCCACAGATTGATGCAGCTCTTGATAGAATCAAAGCCGCTGAGGCGATTGTTAAGCAGGCAAAGGCTGCAAACTATCCATCTGTAAAAGGCGGGGCGGGATATCAGGCACTCAATTCAGCAGAAGAGCCCGGCTGGGCGCCATACACCCACCAGCGCGAGGCCTTCAACGAAAAATCGCTCAGCCTTGAAGCAAGCTACCTTCTCTTCGACGGATTCGGCAGAAAGGCCGCTATTCTTGAATCAAAAAGCTATTCCAAAAGCCAGTCTCAGAGGCTCTACGACACCAGAAGACTGCTGCTTGAGGCTGTGAGCTCAGCATTCTACAGAGCCCAGCTCGCTGTTGAGAATATGGTTATTGCAAGGCAGAACCGAAACTTCAATAAACTCCTGGAAAAGGACGCAGAGAAGAAATTGGCCGCACAAACCATAGCTGCTTCTGAGGCGATGAATTTCTCAGTGAAGGCTTTGAAAGCCGAAACAGATTTCCTTCAGGCGAAGAAGAATTTCAGAGTGATAGCTGCCGCTCTTGCTGAGCTGCTTGCTGTTCCGGGCTCTGAGCTTCCCAAAGAGATGTATCCGATTCGCTCAAGCAAAGACGTAAAATCAAAAGAGCTCACCACCGAAAAGCTTATCGCTCAGTCTCTAAGGTCAAGACCCGATCTTGAGGCGATTGATTATCAGATTGAAGCGGGAAGGCAGAATATCAAAAAACAAAAGGCCGATTATGCCCCCGAGATAGCGATTGTGGCGGGGGTGGATTATTCAAAGACAAACGCCGGCGATTACGATCAGGATGAATACACCTCATACATCGGCGTTAATGCAGTATGGCAGCTCTATACAGGCGGCGCAAGGAGCGGAAAGGTGAATCAGGCTCGTTCTGAGCTCAGCCAGTTAAAACAGCAGAAAACGCTCAAAGTGCTCTCGATTCAGTCTTCAGTGAGACAGGCTGTGGAGAAGGCAGAGATAAACTACCAAACCTGCCTTCGAAATCAGAAGATTTATGAGCTTTCAAAGAAAATCAGGGATGACGTGGAAAAGAGCTACAAAGCAGGAGCAGTTTCTCTTACGAGGCTCAATGAAGCGCAGACCGATATGGTAAACGCTGCGGGGGCTTTAGAAACCTCCAAAATTCAGTACAGAATTTCTCTAATAGAGCTGAATTCCCAAACTGGAGAAATCCTCAAGCAGTTTGAATGATTAGCTCTTCATTTGGCTGCTTCGGGATAGCCGGCCGGCCGGAATGAATATTGGTATGCCGTCGCGGCTTGCCTTTATTGTTTCAACCTGATAGCTGTTTCTGATATTTTCTTCTGTGAAGAGATTTTCAGGGGTGTCGATTTTTATGCCGCCCCAGCCGTCGAACATAAGGGAGTAGTCGGCATACTGGATCGCAAGGTTTATATCATGCATTATCACGGCAATAGTTTTCTTCTCCTCCATCTGCAGCCGCTTGAGGATATCGAAAATCCCCACCTGATGGCGCATATCAAGAAAGCTTGTGGGCTCATCCAGAAGAAGAACGGGAGTTTTCCTCGCAAGCGCACGGGCGATGAAAACCCTCTGCCTCTCCCCGCCGCTTATCTTATCGAGAGGCCGGTTCACAAGATGGTGGGTCTCGGTGATCTTGAGCATATGCATTGCAATGTCTCTGTCTTCGGGCGACTCAAATCCGAAGCGGTCGAAGCTGCTAGTTCTGCCCATCAGAACCGTCTCAAAAACGGTGTAACCGAAAGCGGGCACATACTCCTGCGGGACATACGCCATCTTTCCGGCCTTTTCTTCCACCCTCCTGCCTTCAAGGCTTTCCCCGCCACAGTAAAAGCAGCCATCTGCGGGCGTGAGAAATCCCATAATCAGCTTCATAAGGGTGCTTTTGCCTGAGCCGTTAGGGCCGGTTATGCTCATAAACCCGCCTGCTGGGAGGTTGAAATTGAGGCTGTCTATGATTTTCCAGCTGCCGTAGTAAAAGCTGATGTTTTCCGCTTTCAGTTCCATTTTGCCCTTGTTAAAAGTTAATCGGCCTTGCCCAGCCTAATAGCAACGCTCTTGGCATGCGCATCAAGACCCTCGATTTCTGCAAGGCGTATTATATCATCCGCCCCTTCACGCAGCATATTTTCTGAAAAATCTATAATGCTCGATGATTTTACAAAATCGTTGCTTGAGAGCGGGGAGAAATATTTCGAGCTCTGACGGGTGGGCAGTGTGTGGCTCGGGCCTGCGAAATAATCGCCCGCTGCTACGGGGCTGTATGGGCCGATAAAAATCGCCCCTGCGTTTTTAATCTTTTCTGCAATCTCCCTACTCCTCCGGCCGAACTGCACCTCAAGATGCTCCGCAGCGAAGCTGTTGGCAAAATCTATCACGGCCTCTTCATCCTCCACTGCCACCACAGCGCTGTATTTCTTGAGGCATTCGGCTGTTTCTCTGCTTCTGGAGAGCCTGCTGCACTGGCTTTCAACCTCGCTGATTATTTCTTTCGCAAAGCTTTCGCTGTTTGTAACCACGATCCCTGCACCCGGGTTGTGCTCTGCCTGACTGAGCATATCAGCAGCAATCCAGCTTGGATTGGCATTCTCATCGGCCATAATCAAAACATCGCTCGGGCCGGCAAACGAATCCATATCGACAAGCCCGAACACCTCTTTCTTGGCAAGCTGCACATAATCATTGCCCGGCCCTGCAATCTTATCAACCTTAGGTATGGTTTCAGTGCCCCAGGCAAGCGCCGCCACAGCCTGCGCTCCGCCTATGCGGTACACCTCGCTGATTCCGAGCTCCCAGCAAAGCCCAAGGATTACAGGATGAATCGAGCCCTCGAATCTCGGCGGGGAGATAACCGTTATCTGATCAACTCCCGCTGCCATAGCGGGAACGGCTGTCATTATCACTGTAGAAGGCAGCGGAGCACTTGCGCCGGGAATGCAAAGACCAACTCGCTTGAGGGGAGTGTATTTCACTGCCCCTTCCTGCGAGCAGCCGCCAACAAAAATGCGGCTCTGATAATCACGCACGTTCTCTATGCTCCGCCTCATACTGCTGAGCAGATCCTCTGGAAGATGCTCATGCGAAACATGCATCGCCTCCTCCGATACCCGAAACTCAGAAGGCTCAAAGCTTATATTATCAAAACGCTCGGTGTATTCGCATACGGCCTTATCGCCGCGTTTGCCAACATCCAAAACCACATCACGCACCCGCCCTGCAATGTCCTGATTGTGCAGGAGGTATTCAGTCATTGAATGCTCTCTTCGAAGCCTTGCGAGCTTTTCCTCGAAGTCGCTGTCTGTGCTGCTTGCAAGCAATTTACTAAAATTATACATATTTAAACCTGTTAGTAAGTTGTTATATTAGCTTCTGTCAATGCCCGTACACTGGAATCTTGAGTTTGTCTGCCAGTGCGAGTGTTTCGGGCTTATCGATTATGAATGTCTTACCAGCCTCTACTACCACACACCCTGCTTTGTTTTCCTTGAGATCTTTTATAGTATCCGCCCCGATGCACGGGACATCAAACCGCATATCCTGCCCGGGCTTTGCAGTTTTTATGAGCGTCCAGCCCCCGCTTCTGCAGAA
This window of the Sedimentisphaera salicampi genome carries:
- the wecB gene encoding non-hydrolyzing UDP-N-acetylglucosamine 2-epimerase is translated as MKILCVCGARPNFMKIAPIAEAFSNSGIQYLIVHTGQHYSPEMSRDFFEQLEIPKPDVNLEVGSGSHAQQTAEIMKRFEPVVIEKSPDAVLVVGDVNSTIACGLTAVKLGIRLIHVEAGLRSCDKAMPEEINRILTDSISDMLFVSEPSGIENLRREGRPEESLFLAGNVMIDTLRRRLSIAEESDILNRLGLRERQFITLTLHRPENVDSKRQLLKVLDLIERAAKISTIVFPIHPRAGKAFKKAGLEGKLSEISNVIITPPLGYIDFLKLLTSSACVLTDSGGVQEETTALEIPCITLRKNTERPITISEGTNILTGLNPERVGGELQRLSGNNFKAAGKCPKLWDGKAAERIAEQVRKTLA
- a CDS encoding efflux RND transporter permease subunit yields the protein MNLAAFALRKRTLMVVLIILFTGAGIISYQRIGRLEDPTFTIKTALVSTLYPGASPSEVEQEVSDVIEEAIQEMGQVKEIYSTSREGLSVVYVDVKDTYTHEQLPQIWDELRKKIADSQPLLPPGAGPSVVNDDFGDVYGLFFAITGKNKTYAELKDYADQLKTELLLCEDVAKIEFWGTQQEVLYAEFDRAKLSELGITPEQIYGTLQSQNLVERSGKVEIDGEYVRITPTGEFQSVEAIEDLLIGGADGLVKLSDICEVRRGYIDPPRNMMRFNGQKAIGFGISTVDGGNVVDMGKAVADKLKALKSERPDGIRLHRIYYQSEIVTEAVNTFLLNLAEAVAIVIVLLMLFMGWQSGLLIGVILLMTILCTFLGMYVMDINLQKISLGALILALGMLVDNAIVVADGILVKVERGERREEAAVDIVRAAGMPLLGATAVAILAFTAIGFAPGSVGEFCRSLFYVMALSLSISWVLAVTVTPLFCVWFLKIPKTEEGFDPYSRPMYRKYRRFLHTAIKYRWLTLAAAGLALAGGLHFMGKVSQSFFPDSTKPYFYVNFWKPEGTHIDKTSEDMRVIEKYISSLDGIENVSTFVGEGTLRFILSYEYQTPNSSYGQFLVEVDDYKKIGIYQQKVKKYLVDNFPNSDPMVQKIGTGPTVPYKIEARFRGKDPKVLHRLAGKAVEVMRETPGAKNIRKDWRQRVKVIRPEFSESQAHRIGVSRSDLANSLQWNFNGLRVGLYREKDELIPIISRPPEDQRVSAENIEKVQVWSSNAQAYFPIRQVVTEMKPKWEWPIIERFNRQKSVKAQCNAVGNAEALRQEIAPKIEGFNLPPGYSLKWQGEYDSTQEAQDPLKKVFPICMLGMFIVVVWLFNSVKKPLIIFLALPLSIIGIGTGLYLMNVPFGFMAILGFLGLSGMLIKNAIVLIDQIQLDLNSGKEPYKAVLDSSVSRLRPVLMAAGTTILGMAPLVPQPLYSGMAATIMSGLFAATFLTLILVPVEYCIFYRIKTDESKL
- the hisD gene encoding histidinol dehydrogenase, which gives rise to MYNFSKLLASSTDSDFEEKLARLRREHSMTEYLLHNQDIAGRVRDVVLDVGKRGDKAVCEYTERFDNISFEPSEFRVSEEAMHVSHEHLPEDLLSSMRRSIENVRDYQSRIFVGGCSQEGAVKYTPLKRVGLCIPGASAPLPSTVIMTAVPAMAAGVDQITVISPPRFEGSIHPVILGLCWELGISEVYRIGGAQAVAALAWGTETIPKVDKIAGPGNDYVQLAKKEVFGLVDMDSFAGPSDVLIMADENANPSWIAADMLSQAEHNPGAGIVVTNSESFAKEIISEVESQCSRLSRSRETAECLKKYSAVVAVEDEEAVIDFANSFAAEHLEVQFGRRSREIAEKIKNAGAIFIGPYSPVAAGDYFAGPSHTLPTRQSSKYFSPLSSNDFVKSSSIIDFSENMLREGADDIIRLAEIEGLDAHAKSVAIRLGKAD
- a CDS encoding ABC transporter ATP-binding protein encodes the protein MELKAENISFYYGSWKIIDSLNFNLPAGGFMSITGPNGSGKSTLMKLIMGFLTPADGCFYCGGESLEGRRVEEKAGKMAYVPQEYVPAFGYTVFETVLMGRTSSFDRFGFESPEDRDIAMHMLKITETHHLVNRPLDKISGGERQRVFIARALARKTPVLLLDEPTSFLDMRHQVGIFDILKRLQMEEKKTIAVIMHDINLAIQYADYSLMFDGWGGIKIDTPENLFTEENIRNSYQVETIKASRDGIPIFIPAGRLSRSSQMKS
- a CDS encoding TetR/AcrR family transcriptional regulator; this encodes MKYSTSEITVQNLINSAGELAARVGFPNVTTRGIARLSGENIGTIHYHFGSKDNLLEAVVYEVIEKKKDLLRNVLKEGGELSSKAEQAKMIRKLVRRNIDNMFRSENPVWHSRAVFQVLQTEWRLKDIVQKEMIDPEINALKAFFKKVKPSLTDEQAFQHALLMGIPVYFHADYSRSIKDKLETEEYSEEYLNYLEDVITCQTQCAVGLASDK
- a CDS encoding TolC family protein; amino-acid sequence: MKKNISAILILTASLFAAGSDFELPAGSLTLEKACKTALDNNPQIDAALDRIKAAEAIVKQAKAANYPSVKGGAGYQALNSAEEPGWAPYTHQREAFNEKSLSLEASYLLFDGFGRKAAILESKSYSKSQSQRLYDTRRLLLEAVSSAFYRAQLAVENMVIARQNRNFNKLLEKDAEKKLAAQTIAASEAMNFSVKALKAETDFLQAKKNFRVIAAALAELLAVPGSELPKEMYPIRSSKDVKSKELTTEKLIAQSLRSRPDLEAIDYQIEAGRQNIKKQKADYAPEIAIVAGVDYSKTNAGDYDQDEYTSYIGVNAVWQLYTGGARSGKVNQARSELSQLKQQKTLKVLSIQSSVRQAVEKAEINYQTCLRNQKIYELSKKIRDDVEKSYKAGAVSLTRLNEAQTDMVNAAGALETSKIQYRISLIELNSQTGEILKQFE
- the aroF gene encoding 3-deoxy-7-phosphoheptulonate synthase; translation: MIVVMKPEASNEDVKHVVNLVNDFGLKENIIYGTDRTVIACIGDKRHVEKGAIENAGNVEKVVPILAPYKLASREVVKEKTAIEIGPEKFPLGGNRVGVIAGPCAVEDLDQVLKTAEKVKEAGCIGLRGGAFKPRTSPYSFQGLKYEGLEILAKAREETGLAVVTEVVSLDNVEAVAEFADVLQVGARNMQHYPLLEALGKVNKPILLKRGLCSRLDEFLLAAEYIINAGNKQVILCERGIRTYEEYVRNTLPLASIPALNERTHLPIVVDPSHGTGHSYMVPAMCRAAVAAGADGLLVECHLDPEHALSDGAQSITPEGLTEMVKSVTKIAETLGRTL
- a CDS encoding efflux RND transporter periplasmic adaptor subunit, which encodes MKAKNIVIIILISVSGLFAQKTRNVELGEVKKLELNTGNSYPGTVNPCENTRLSFRVSGPLVEVAAAPGDNVKKGDLLMQIDPRDYNDSISVLEANLARAKAEKLKTKLDYDRAKKLFSQNVIPKADYDAAKSAYESAEASIQSTQAQLQIARHKLEDTSLRAPYEGVITEQFAENHEMIQKGQVVMSMQDISRLEVDINVPENEIVNYELERGKEAGVKFPAFGEKLFSASLSEWNTSASNRTRTYQLTFTLDPQGSQLLPGMTAELSLKTNTQAGKTIVPAGAVVSLGRNRSAVWVYNEENGRASKKEVSAGRLYGSSKIVIESGLKGGETIVTKGADFITEDTELRDTAQSENTEISAR